A single genomic interval of Pseudomonadota bacterium harbors:
- a CDS encoding PAS domain-containing protein: MDYENFYDSLKYHLQQKGHGGQALVCRQAKIPRSYLSRIMNRGRRAGKKTQMKIARFFGFGLEEFVEIGRRITLGENPDASVDLLLNMSEEHLLQRLTAAVRKEVVTARKLDRSTLLYESIVENSRQIIVRFDERMAISFVNRSTEILTGHERVVLIGKDCSVLVAKAHRQELLMRIGELKNSGGSFSMEVPGHYNNKWLYITVT; the protein is encoded by the coding sequence ATGGATTATGAGAATTTCTACGACTCCTTGAAATACCATCTGCAGCAGAAGGGGCATGGCGGCCAGGCCCTGGTCTGCAGGCAGGCAAAAATCCCCCGTTCATATCTCTCCAGAATCATGAACCGAGGGAGAAGGGCCGGGAAAAAAACCCAGATGAAGATCGCCAGGTTTTTTGGTTTCGGTCTGGAGGAGTTTGTCGAGATCGGCAGAAGGATAACCTTGGGTGAGAATCCGGATGCATCCGTGGATCTTCTGCTGAATATGAGTGAGGAACATCTCCTGCAGCGTTTGACCGCTGCGGTGAGAAAGGAGGTGGTGACAGCAAGAAAGCTCGATAGGTCAACCCTTCTCTACGAGAGTATTGTTGAGAATTCCAGGCAGATAATTGTCAGATTTGATGAGCGGATGGCTATCAGTTTCGTCAATCGGAGCACTGAAATATTGACTGGTCATGAGCGAGTTGTGCTGATCGGTAAGGATTGCAGCGTTCTGGTGGCGAAAGCCCATCGTCAGGAGCTGCTCATGAGAATCGGAGAGCTCAAAAATAGCGGCGGATCTTTTTCCATGGAAGTGCCGGGTCATTACAATAATAAATGGTTGTATATCACGGTGACG
- a CDS encoding ABC transporter substrate-binding protein yields MKRATILILMILATVFSTGQGAAEELTKIRIGWQIPWATQGQLVQILKHTDILKKNGLEAEFIGRTYGPVLNELALADEIDVVLTADQPAAALFSKDQGWIGVGRLMYNRTLTYVPPKSAVNSLEDLREKTIGIPIGAAAERVTIAALKKAGLEPNKDVKIINLGIREQGPLVLGGEEAKTWGNIDALSGFDPTPAIFEARGLIKVLDIGKVCSLVLMNENFITRNSGVAEKMMQALFDAYDYYRQNIEQANTWFMDEAGLKDSSQKACNVAASIEPNVSVPARKDIRVTLIDEDFEIMHQAAEFMAPKIKKNVDMRQYVSNKYAAKAH; encoded by the coding sequence ATGAAGCGAGCAACAATTCTCATATTAATGATTCTGGCCACAGTCTTTTCAACCGGGCAGGGAGCTGCCGAAGAACTTACTAAAATAAGAATCGGCTGGCAGATACCCTGGGCCACCCAGGGACAGCTGGTTCAGATTTTAAAACATACCGACATCCTCAAGAAAAATGGCCTGGAAGCGGAGTTTATCGGCCGGACCTACGGGCCGGTATTAAATGAACTCGCCCTGGCCGATGAGATCGATGTGGTTCTCACTGCCGATCAGCCTGCTGCGGCGCTCTTTTCCAAAGACCAGGGCTGGATCGGTGTCGGTCGCCTGATGTACAATCGCACCCTGACCTATGTCCCGCCGAAATCTGCGGTCAACAGCCTTGAAGATCTGCGCGAAAAAACCATCGGCATTCCGATCGGGGCCGCGGCGGAAAGAGTCACCATCGCTGCACTGAAAAAAGCAGGACTTGAGCCAAACAAAGATGTCAAGATTATCAATCTCGGGATCCGTGAGCAGGGCCCTCTGGTCCTGGGGGGAGAAGAGGCCAAAACCTGGGGCAATATTGATGCCCTGAGTGGTTTCGATCCGACCCCGGCAATCTTTGAGGCCAGGGGATTGATCAAGGTCCTTGATATCGGCAAGGTCTGCTCTCTGGTTCTGATGAACGAGAATTTCATCACCAGAAACAGCGGGGTTGCCGAAAAAATGATGCAGGCCCTGTTTGACGCTTACGACTACTATCGACAGAACATCGAGCAGGCAAACACCTGGTTCATGGATGAAGCCGGATTGAAAGATTCCAGCCAGAAAGCCTGTAATGTTGCCGCCTCCATCGAGCCCAACGTGAGCGTCCCGGCCAGAAAAGATATCAGGGTGACCTTGATTGACGAAGATTTTGAGATCATGCACCAGGCAGCTGAATTCATGGCACCAAAAATCAAGAAAAATGTGGACATGCGTCAGTACGTGAGCAATAAATACGCTGCCAAGGCACACTGA
- a CDS encoding ABC transporter permease produces the protein MLDNIEIGALLANSLYSVTRVLAGTFLAIILGIASGLFRSALPNLLKRSRMIKFLCEAPKFPPPIAWIPFVILFFGIGEISAYTIVFIGAFSPIFTSTFEGAESVPSAIRNCARSMEITGFRFLAKIIFPSALPQILTGIRVGVSMGWMSVIAAEMISGQSGLGYSIQLNRLNMQYDLMTIDMVCIGIIGFLLYEITVVLQKKLLPWHESRLN, from the coding sequence ATGCTTGACAACATTGAAATAGGCGCCCTGCTCGCCAACAGCCTCTACAGTGTAACCAGGGTCCTGGCCGGGACATTTCTGGCCATCATTCTCGGAATCGCTTCAGGGCTGTTTCGCAGTGCATTGCCGAATCTGCTGAAACGCAGCAGAATGATCAAATTTCTCTGCGAGGCCCCGAAATTTCCACCACCCATCGCCTGGATCCCTTTTGTGATCCTTTTTTTCGGTATCGGTGAGATCTCCGCCTACACCATCGTTTTTATCGGTGCTTTCTCGCCCATTTTCACCAGCACCTTCGAGGGGGCTGAATCTGTCCCTTCGGCCATCCGTAACTGTGCCCGCTCCATGGAGATCACCGGATTTCGCTTTCTCGCCAAAATCATTTTTCCCTCCGCCCTGCCCCAGATTTTAACCGGCATCAGGGTGGGCGTCAGCATGGGGTGGATGTCGGTCATTGCCGCTGAAATGATCAGCGGCCAGTCAGGTCTTGGCTATTCTATCCAGCTCAACCGCCTGAACATGCAGTACGACCTGATGACCATCGACATGGTCTGCATCGGGATCATCGGATTTCTTCTCTATGAAATAACCGTTGTCCTCCAGAAAAAGCTGCTTCCCTGGCATGAATCCAGATTGAACTGA